A genomic segment from Peribacillus sp. ACCC06369 encodes:
- a CDS encoding 6-phospho-beta-glucosidase codes for MSKGLKIVTIGGGSSYTPELIEGFIKYHEELPVSEIWLVDIEAGKEKLEIVGDLARRMIEKAGVNIDVHLTLDRKKALKGADYVTTQLRVGQLAARALDEKIPLKHGVIGQETNGPGGLFKAFRTIPVILDIAREMEELCPDAWLINFTNPAGMVTEAVLRHSNISKIIGLCNVPIGMERGVADLMDVEPSRVRIDFAGLNHMVYGLDVFVDGESVKDQIINLITDPAKAVTMKNIHAMGWEPEFLRALDLFPCPYHNYYYKTGDVLAQELKDAEKGETRAEVVQRLEAGLFELYKDEDLAIKPPQLEERGGAYYSDAAVRLICSMHTDKRDIQAVNTINHGAIEGIPYGSAIETSCVITKDGPKPINVGELPVAVRGLIQQIKSFERVAIEAAVSGDYDTALLAMTINPLVPSDRVAKLILDEMLEAHKDYLPQFFEKKELQDNLS; via the coding sequence ATGAGCAAGGGGCTGAAGATTGTCACGATTGGCGGAGGATCGAGCTATACGCCAGAACTGATCGAAGGTTTCATTAAATATCATGAAGAACTTCCCGTGAGTGAAATTTGGCTCGTGGACATCGAAGCGGGGAAGGAAAAGCTTGAAATTGTCGGGGATTTGGCAAGAAGGATGATTGAAAAGGCCGGTGTGAATATTGATGTCCATCTCACTCTAGACAGAAAGAAAGCGCTTAAAGGGGCGGATTATGTAACAACCCAACTGCGGGTTGGTCAGCTCGCAGCAAGGGCTCTTGATGAAAAGATACCATTGAAACACGGAGTGATTGGACAGGAGACGAATGGACCAGGCGGGCTTTTCAAGGCTTTTAGAACGATTCCCGTCATTCTGGATATTGCTCGTGAAATGGAGGAGTTATGTCCGGATGCATGGCTGATTAATTTCACGAACCCTGCTGGAATGGTAACGGAAGCAGTTCTGCGTCACAGTAATATTTCCAAGATCATCGGCCTTTGCAATGTTCCGATTGGCATGGAACGAGGTGTTGCGGATTTGATGGATGTCGAGCCATCAAGAGTCCGGATCGACTTTGCTGGTTTGAACCATATGGTTTACGGCTTGGATGTATTCGTTGATGGGGAGAGTGTCAAAGATCAAATCATCAATCTGATTACAGATCCAGCTAAAGCGGTCACGATGAAGAATATCCATGCAATGGGCTGGGAGCCGGAATTCCTTAGAGCGTTGGACCTGTTTCCGTGTCCATACCACAACTACTATTATAAAACGGGTGATGTACTGGCCCAAGAATTGAAGGATGCTGAAAAAGGGGAAACACGTGCTGAGGTCGTTCAAAGACTTGAAGCAGGATTATTCGAGCTTTACAAAGACGAGGATCTGGCTATCAAGCCGCCGCAGCTTGAAGAGCGCGGAGGTGCGTACTACAGTGATGCGGCTGTACGGTTGATTTGCTCGATGCATACGGATAAGCGAGATATTCAAGCGGTAAATACCATCAACCATGGTGCGATTGAAGGCATCCCGTATGGATCGGCTATTGAAACCAGTTGCGTGATAACTAAGGATGGTCCCAAGCCAATCAATGTAGGAGAGCTTCCTGTCGCCGTTCGCGGATTAATTCAACAAATCAAGTCCTTTGAAAGGGTAGCCATCGAAGCTGCGGTATCAGGTGACTATGATACTGCATTGCTAGCCATGACGATTAATCCACTCGTTCCAAGTGATAGGGTAGCGAAACTTATCTTAGACGAAATGCTTGAGGCACATAAAGATTATCTGCCTCAGTTTTTTGAAAAAAAGGAGTTGCAGGATAATTTATCATGA
- the chbG gene encoding chitin disaccharide deacetylase, whose protein sequence is MIEVLVNADDFGLTKAVNYGILDSHKYGIVNSATIMMNAKATEHAIEIAKKTPSLKVGIHLVLTWGKPLLSDVPSLVDESGFFKKQGLVYGDTNGISLSELEREWSAQIERFLEFGLLPTHFDSHHHVHGITEFLPVIQKLSDKYGLPVRNAGKHLAGIQTVTDVFLDDFYGEMAVEDYFQNLKGRVMDGASVEIMTHPAYMDEELMKVSSYNDKRIKELRILTNAKLPEGFFLRFNINQVKI, encoded by the coding sequence ATGATTGAGGTCCTTGTAAATGCAGATGATTTCGGGTTAACTAAAGCGGTAAATTATGGGATTTTGGATAGCCACAAATATGGAATTGTCAATTCGGCAACGATCATGATGAATGCGAAAGCAACGGAGCATGCGATTGAAATCGCAAAGAAGACACCGTCGTTGAAAGTAGGTATACACTTAGTGCTGACATGGGGAAAACCTTTGTTGAGCGACGTGCCGAGCTTAGTTGACGAATCTGGTTTCTTTAAGAAGCAAGGTTTGGTATATGGTGACACTAACGGTATTTCCTTGAGCGAATTGGAGAGGGAGTGGTCAGCACAGATCGAAAGATTCTTGGAATTCGGTCTGTTACCGACTCATTTCGACAGTCATCATCATGTACACGGGATAACAGAGTTTCTGCCAGTTATTCAAAAGCTATCCGATAAATACGGATTGCCAGTGCGTAATGCCGGAAAGCACCTTGCTGGGATTCAAACCGTTACAGATGTATTCCTGGATGACTTTTATGGAGAAATGGCGGTTGAAGACTACTTTCAAAACCTGAAGGGAAGGGTAATGGATGGGGCAAGCGTAGAGATAATGACTCATCCTGCTTATATGGATGAAGAATTGATGAAAGTTTCCTCTTATAATGATAAACGCATAAAAGAACTCCGGATTTTGACAAATGCAAAATTACCAGAGGGATTTTTCCTTAGATTCAACATCAACCAAGTTAAGATTTGA
- a CDS encoding response regulator transcription factor, with translation MYKILLIEDDVKIAGILVNYIKRYGYEVFEVKQLDKVFAEFQEIRPDLVLLDINLPYYDGFHWCRLIRTVSKVPIIFISARTDEMNQVMAIEYGGDDYLTKPFHLEVVLAKIKSVLRRVYGEYAEISSFQQQVKEMDGLTLYTEKAMIEYQHNQVTLTQNELKLLSCLLRQYDTIVSREDLLEALWNDDSFVDDNTLTVNVTRVRRKLEDIGVTHAITTSRGKGYRLKIVQGEEK, from the coding sequence ATGTATAAAATCTTATTGATTGAAGATGATGTCAAAATAGCTGGAATCTTGGTCAATTATATAAAAAGGTATGGATATGAGGTTTTTGAAGTTAAGCAATTGGACAAAGTATTTGCGGAGTTCCAGGAGATAAGGCCAGATTTGGTTTTATTGGATATCAATCTGCCATATTATGATGGTTTCCATTGGTGCCGACTAATAAGGACGGTTTCAAAGGTTCCCATCATATTTATCTCTGCAAGGACAGATGAAATGAACCAAGTCATGGCCATTGAATATGGGGGAGATGATTATTTAACAAAACCGTTTCATTTGGAAGTGGTACTAGCGAAAATAAAGAGCGTCCTACGCAGGGTTTATGGTGAATATGCTGAAATATCTTCATTCCAACAACAAGTAAAGGAAATGGATGGATTAACGCTTTATACGGAAAAAGCGATGATCGAATATCAACACAATCAGGTAACGTTAACTCAAAATGAGTTGAAATTATTGAGTTGTTTACTACGACAGTATGACACCATTGTCTCGCGTGAAGATTTACTTGAAGCACTTTGGAATGATGATTCATTTGTTGATGACAATACTTTGACTGTCAATGTCACTAGAGTGAGGAGAAAACTTGAGGATATTGGCGTAACGCATGCCATAACAACCAGCAGGGGAAAAGGATATCGACTAAAAATAGTGCAAGGTGAAGAAAAGTGA
- a CDS encoding PTS sugar transporter subunit IIB — protein MNILLCCSAGMSTSLLVTKMEESAKKQGVECNIWAVGSTEVNNEMDKADVILLGPQVRYLLSKLQEAGKEKGIPVATIHPMFYGLCNGEEVLKQATTLIKGE, from the coding sequence ATGAATATCTTATTATGTTGTTCGGCAGGGATGTCTACTAGTTTATTAGTTACCAAGATGGAGGAAAGCGCTAAAAAACAAGGAGTAGAGTGCAATATATGGGCTGTTGGTTCTACAGAAGTGAACAATGAAATGGATAAGGCTGATGTAATTTTATTAGGTCCGCAGGTTCGATATCTTCTTTCCAAATTACAGGAAGCGGGAAAAGAAAAGGGAATTCCGGTCGCAACCATCCATCCAATGTTCTATGGGCTATGTAATGGTGAAGAAGTACTTAAACAAGCCACTACTTTAATAAAAGGAGAATAA
- a CDS encoding DUF1641 domain-containing protein, whose translation MVDVVSKPEHETFNISANQEQLDILDQLLKPEVQESLNTLVEQLPKLTELVNILTKSYDFAQSVATDDVLKNDTVSAISEIAGPVVGSVKGLAANAIEAKDRAEVNTDVIGLFGLLRMMKDPQAQKLFRFAQAFLEVSSERKNQK comes from the coding sequence ATGGTAGATGTAGTCTCAAAACCTGAACATGAAACATTTAATATTTCTGCAAACCAAGAACAATTGGATATCCTAGATCAGCTTTTAAAGCCTGAGGTTCAGGAATCCTTGAACACTTTAGTTGAGCAGTTACCAAAGCTGACTGAGTTAGTGAATATTTTAACAAAGTCTTATGATTTCGCTCAATCAGTAGCGACTGATGATGTTTTGAAAAATGATACGGTCAGCGCCATTTCGGAGATCGCAGGACCTGTAGTCGGTTCAGTGAAAGGGCTTGCGGCTAATGCCATCGAAGCTAAGGATCGTGCTGAAGTGAATACTGATGTGATTGGTCTTTTTGGTCTGTTAAGAATGATGAAAGATCCGCAAGCACAAAAGCTTTTCCGTTTCGCCCAAGCTTTTCTTGAAGTCTCTTCAGAACGTAAAAACCAAAAATAA
- a CDS encoding SMI1/KNR4 family protein, protein MVSIKGYGKATQESVNNFQKYVGFEIPGDYKHFLLTHNGGTTAVQNSKFYVDALDTLVCLNVLYGLELPDKELDLQKWHEENREDLHKNCIIIGNDTCTGKILLIDNEEEKGVYFWDQGWYSDPSSQDENIYKVAESFNSFIEGLKIPEEI, encoded by the coding sequence ATGGTTAGTATTAAGGGATATGGAAAAGCGACACAAGAATCAGTGAATAATTTTCAGAAATATGTGGGATTTGAAATCCCTGGAGATTATAAACATTTTCTCCTTACCCATAATGGCGGCACAACTGCCGTGCAAAACAGTAAGTTTTATGTAGATGCATTAGACACACTCGTTTGCTTAAATGTACTTTATGGGTTAGAGCTTCCGGATAAAGAACTGGATTTACAGAAATGGCATGAAGAAAACAGAGAAGACTTACATAAGAATTGCATTATTATAGGTAATGATACGTGTACAGGTAAAATCTTGCTGATAGATAACGAAGAGGAAAAGGGAGTTTACTTCTGGGATCAGGGGTGGTATTCCGATCCATCAAGCCAGGATGAAAATATTTATAAAGTTGCAGAGAGTTTTAATTCCTTCATTGAGGGATTGAAAATCCCGGAGGAAATCTAA
- a CDS encoding NAD(P)/FAD-dependent oxidoreductase, with the protein MSKQIVILGAGYAGLLSALSVREYYKKDEVQVTVVNQFPTHQIITELHRLAGGSISEQAVSIPLEKLFKGKDIDLAISKVESFSVDKKEVKLSNGSTLSYDALVVALGSQTGFFGIPGLEENSMVLKSVNDANKIYKHIEDRIREYAQTNNEADATIVIGGGGLTGVELIGEIVDHFPKIAKKFGVDFKDLKIKLVEAGPKILPVLPDHLIERAMTSLEARGVEFLTGLPVTGVKGNQIELKDGQTITANTLVWTGGVAALPIVGESGLEVDRGKATVNEYLQSKSHNDVFVVGDNAVAFPPEGGRPYAPTAQNAWQMGELVGYNLYAAFEGKKLEEFSPVNSGTLASLGRKDAVATVGANNTSLKGLPATLMKEASNVRYLSHIKALFSLAY; encoded by the coding sequence ATGTCAAAACAAATCGTCATCTTAGGTGCAGGTTACGCTGGTTTACTATCTGCCTTATCCGTACGTGAATATTACAAAAAGGATGAAGTGCAGGTTACAGTGGTGAATCAATTTCCAACACACCAAATCATCACCGAATTGCACCGTCTTGCAGGCGGATCCATTTCTGAACAAGCTGTTTCCATTCCTTTGGAAAAGCTTTTTAAAGGAAAAGATATCGACCTTGCCATTTCCAAAGTGGAGTCTTTCTCAGTCGATAAAAAAGAAGTGAAGCTTTCCAATGGCTCCACTTTATCTTATGATGCCCTGGTTGTTGCTTTGGGAAGCCAAACAGGATTCTTCGGCATTCCGGGTCTTGAGGAAAACAGCATGGTCTTGAAATCCGTAAATGATGCAAACAAGATTTACAAACATATCGAAGATCGCATCCGCGAATATGCACAAACGAATAATGAAGCCGACGCAACAATCGTGATCGGCGGCGGCGGCTTGACGGGCGTCGAGTTAATCGGTGAAATCGTGGATCATTTCCCTAAAATCGCCAAAAAGTTCGGAGTGGACTTCAAGGACTTGAAAATCAAGCTTGTGGAAGCTGGTCCAAAAATCCTTCCGGTCCTGCCTGATCACTTAATCGAACGTGCCATGACAAGCTTGGAAGCACGCGGCGTTGAATTCTTGACAGGTCTGCCTGTTACGGGTGTTAAAGGAAACCAAATCGAATTGAAAGATGGACAAACCATAACTGCCAATACGCTTGTTTGGACAGGCGGAGTCGCAGCCCTTCCTATCGTAGGCGAATCAGGCCTTGAAGTGGATCGCGGCAAAGCAACCGTTAATGAGTATTTGCAATCCAAATCCCATAATGACGTTTTCGTCGTCGGGGACAATGCCGTTGCATTCCCTCCAGAAGGCGGCCGTCCATACGCTCCTACTGCACAAAATGCTTGGCAAATGGGTGAGCTTGTTGGATACAACCTATATGCAGCCTTTGAAGGCAAGAAACTTGAAGAATTTTCACCTGTAAACTCAGGTACACTTGCGAGCCTTGGCCGTAAGGATGCGGTGGCAACCGTTGGGGCCAATAACACTTCCCTTAAAGGTCTGCCGGCTACATTGATGAAAGAAGCAAGTAATGTTCGCTATCTATCACACATCAAAGCCCTATTCAGTTTGGCTTATTAA
- a CDS encoding ABC transporter ATP-binding protein, whose product MSILKAEQLSKTYFQKQGNLFHKALDNFTMNVQKGEFVGVMGPSGSGKTTLLNLMATIDKPTTGKVILNDQNPNELKNQDLALFRRREIGFVFQDFNLLDTLTVRENILLPLALDHYKLDEMENRVNQLAHLLGIEGILEKRTFEISGGQQQRTSCARAMIHEPSIILADEPTGNLDSKSAKQVMDTLTTLQEKKGATILMVTHDPTAASFCDRVLFIKDGKFFSEVHNGGEIQSFYHRILDTLSVLGGVYHEHSTSR is encoded by the coding sequence ATGTCGATTTTAAAAGCGGAGCAATTATCCAAAACTTATTTTCAAAAGCAGGGGAATTTATTTCATAAAGCGTTAGATAATTTCACCATGAATGTACAGAAAGGGGAATTTGTCGGAGTGATGGGTCCATCGGGCAGCGGGAAAACCACTCTGCTTAATTTAATGGCCACGATTGATAAGCCCACCACCGGGAAAGTCATTCTAAATGATCAAAATCCTAATGAATTAAAAAATCAGGACCTGGCTTTGTTTCGAAGGAGGGAGATTGGATTTGTTTTTCAAGACTTTAATCTTCTTGATACACTTACCGTTCGCGAAAATATCCTCCTTCCTTTAGCGTTAGATCATTATAAACTCGATGAAATGGAAAATAGGGTAAATCAGTTGGCACACCTTCTGGGGATTGAAGGGATTTTAGAAAAACGGACTTTTGAAATATCCGGAGGTCAGCAGCAACGAACGTCGTGTGCAAGAGCGATGATTCATGAACCATCCATTATTTTAGCAGATGAACCTACAGGTAATTTGGATTCCAAGTCTGCCAAGCAGGTAATGGATACCCTCACGACACTCCAGGAGAAAAAGGGAGCAACAATCCTCATGGTCACTCATGACCCGACTGCCGCCAGTTTCTGTGACCGGGTTTTATTCATAAAGGATGGCAAGTTCTTTTCGGAGGTTCATAATGGAGGGGAAATACAGAGCTTCTATCATAGGATTTTAGATACGTTAAGTGTTTTGGGAGGAGTCTATCATGAACATTCGACTTCTCGCTAA
- a CDS encoding PTS transporter subunit EIIC, whose translation MMTFIDKYIMPGAVKVGNNRHLLAIRDALIGMIAITMIGSFAVLFNNLGQVIKPYGRMMEAIFGPAWNTLGGDIWFGTFAFMTVFAVFGISYKLARSYGDDGFEAMLVSAACFFLLLPQIGNVTLTIDDKDVTGGAWGFVSVNYFNATALFTGIVVALIATEIFVRLSRVKYLVIKLPDGVPPAVARSFAKLVPGMATIFVAGVFGLLFRKATDGQVLNDWLSKVIVSPLQSAVDSLPFAILLVFLVHLLWMIGLHGPNILGGITTPLFESSGVKNIDLYAQGVKDMDQYGVLAGSFLDAFVYLGGSGATLGLIIAMIIAGRKRYKQMIALGGAPGVFQINEPILFGLPIVLNPMWFIPFVLGPVITTVISYIAVSSGMVFPIVAKIPWVTPPIVGGFLATGGHVSGAVLAAINLVISTAIYLPFVYAQVKIDTKNETKLTKDSETLSV comes from the coding sequence ATGATGACTTTTATTGATAAGTATATTATGCCCGGCGCTGTAAAAGTAGGAAATAACCGGCATCTGCTCGCGATTCGTGACGCATTGATTGGAATGATAGCGATTACAATGATCGGGTCATTCGCCGTCCTGTTCAATAATCTTGGGCAAGTCATCAAGCCTTACGGAAGAATGATGGAGGCCATTTTCGGTCCTGCATGGAATACGCTAGGCGGTGATATTTGGTTTGGAACTTTTGCATTCATGACGGTATTCGCTGTATTCGGCATTTCTTATAAACTAGCAAGGTCATACGGTGACGATGGTTTTGAAGCGATGCTGGTTTCCGCGGCCTGTTTCTTCCTATTATTGCCTCAAATCGGAAATGTCACTTTAACCATCGATGATAAGGATGTTACAGGAGGGGCATGGGGTTTCGTAAGCGTGAACTATTTTAATGCCACGGCTCTATTTACAGGAATAGTAGTAGCCTTAATAGCAACCGAAATATTTGTGAGACTTTCCCGAGTTAAATATTTAGTCATTAAATTGCCTGATGGAGTACCTCCAGCGGTAGCCCGTTCATTTGCAAAGTTAGTGCCGGGTATGGCAACGATCTTTGTCGCTGGTGTGTTCGGACTGCTATTCCGTAAAGCTACGGATGGTCAGGTACTGAATGACTGGCTTAGTAAAGTGATTGTATCCCCCTTACAAAGTGCTGTAGATTCATTGCCATTCGCTATTTTACTAGTCTTTCTTGTTCATTTATTATGGATGATCGGTTTGCACGGTCCAAATATCCTTGGAGGGATAACGACACCGCTTTTTGAAAGTTCGGGAGTGAAAAATATTGATTTATATGCACAAGGTGTCAAAGACATGGACCAATACGGAGTATTGGCAGGTTCTTTCCTGGATGCATTTGTTTATTTAGGCGGATCTGGTGCAACATTGGGCCTCATCATCGCAATGATCATTGCCGGTCGGAAACGTTATAAACAGATGATTGCACTCGGTGGGGCTCCAGGGGTGTTCCAGATTAATGAACCTATTTTATTCGGTTTGCCTATCGTGCTGAATCCAATGTGGTTCATCCCATTTGTTCTCGGTCCGGTAATTACCACGGTGATCTCTTATATAGCGGTAAGCAGCGGAATGGTTTTCCCGATCGTTGCTAAGATCCCATGGGTTACCCCACCGATTGTGGGTGGATTCCTGGCCACAGGCGGACATGTATCTGGAGCGGTCTTGGCTGCAATCAATCTAGTCATTTCAACAGCTATTTATTTACCATTCGTTTATGCTCAAGTGAAGATAGACACCAAAAATGAAACAAAGCTTACAAAAGATTCAGAAACGCTAAGCGTTTAA
- a CDS encoding GntR family transcriptional regulator: protein MNKEAALHSIVKESIIDLIKNGEYQTNTKLPTEAEFCKIYGVSRTTVRTALQQLTVEGYIYRVQGKGTFVSENKVKQFLSSTVEKFSEQVTMQGKNPSTKVISLKVIEANATLAKLFKQNIGDPVNKLERIRYVNDVPLQYEIAYLPWYKTPGLNIEACEHSLFKVLETQFNLKVKKTVEHLEFSLADDSISDKLDVPNGSPCFSLETYTYENDGSVIEFSKTLFRGDRAHFVIERNY, encoded by the coding sequence ATGAATAAAGAAGCGGCATTGCATTCCATAGTTAAGGAATCGATCATCGATCTCATAAAAAATGGCGAATATCAAACTAATACAAAATTACCGACTGAGGCTGAGTTTTGTAAAATATACGGAGTAAGCAGGACAACAGTTCGCACGGCCTTACAGCAATTGACCGTCGAAGGCTATATCTACCGTGTTCAAGGCAAAGGGACTTTCGTTTCGGAAAATAAAGTGAAGCAATTCCTTTCAAGCACGGTTGAAAAGTTCTCTGAGCAAGTCACGATGCAAGGAAAAAATCCTTCCACAAAGGTCATTAGCTTAAAGGTGATTGAAGCAAACGCTACCCTTGCCAAGCTTTTTAAACAAAATATTGGAGACCCAGTAAACAAACTGGAACGGATACGTTACGTAAACGACGTCCCCCTTCAATATGAAATTGCCTATCTCCCATGGTATAAAACTCCCGGGCTAAATATCGAAGCCTGTGAACACTCACTCTTTAAAGTACTTGAAACACAATTCAATTTAAAAGTAAAAAAAACGGTCGAACACTTGGAGTTTTCACTAGCCGACGATTCCATTTCTGACAAATTGGATGTACCCAACGGTTCACCTTGTTTTTCATTAGAAACTTACACATATGAGAATGATGGATCGGTCATTGAATTCTCTAAAACTCTCTTTAGAGGCGATCGTGCACACTTTGTCATCGAACGGAACTATTGA
- a CDS encoding PTS lactose/cellobiose transporter subunit IIA gives MEKEELYQLSFQLILYSGNARSFAMEALQEAKKKNFDSARLKIAEAETELLQAHKYQTQLIHAEAGGDHFDLPIILVHAQDHLMTAMTVKDLAMEMIDLREEFLHANVVKERTAE, from the coding sequence ATGGAAAAAGAAGAATTATACCAACTATCCTTTCAATTGATTTTATATAGTGGGAATGCGAGAAGCTTTGCAATGGAAGCGTTGCAGGAAGCAAAGAAAAAGAATTTTGATTCTGCCCGTTTGAAAATCGCCGAGGCCGAAACGGAATTACTGCAGGCCCATAAATACCAAACTCAATTAATCCATGCCGAGGCGGGCGGGGACCATTTTGATCTTCCCATCATCCTAGTGCATGCACAGGATCATTTAATGACGGCGATGACAGTAAAGGATCTTGCAATGGAAATGATCGATCTACGCGAAGAATTCTTACATGCAAATGTTGTGAAGGAGAGGACTGCCGAATGA
- a CDS encoding sensor histidine kinase has protein sequence MKLKSYIKDRLYFIFYTVLLGSLLIIAYALAVLEAGNQISISNIIYLFILALFLMLLFLAIDYIRHYRFLNQLVRMKQEPSLTFEYVEAFRDPLSNEQKLWIELFQQMNQATIEQLQEQINQKEQYELLIHQWVHQMKTPVSVISLLVQEGKRTFSNESMKDYLKEIEEENDRFRRGLEIILHGARLQRFSEDVKSERVDLINLVKQVINEEKKQFIKRFIYPRLDTEHENLYVHSDRKWLHFAISQVVFNALKYSRQGEHDSITFNIVEKKSEVLLRITDQGIGIVPHDVKRVFDPFFTGENGRAQQESTGMGLYLVKEIVNRLGHGITIQSTVSEGTTVEFLFNTNTLYER, from the coding sequence GTGAAGCTAAAATCCTACATTAAAGACCGTCTTTATTTTATATTTTATACTGTTCTATTGGGAAGCCTGCTTATTATTGCTTATGCATTAGCCGTTTTGGAAGCGGGAAATCAGATATCGATTTCCAATATCATCTATTTATTTATTCTCGCGTTGTTTTTGATGTTACTATTTTTAGCGATAGATTACATAAGGCATTACCGTTTTCTTAATCAGTTAGTAAGGATGAAGCAAGAACCGAGCTTGACGTTTGAATATGTCGAAGCCTTTAGGGATCCCCTGTCAAATGAACAAAAATTGTGGATTGAGCTTTTTCAACAAATGAACCAGGCTACGATAGAACAATTACAAGAACAGATCAATCAGAAGGAGCAATATGAACTGTTGATTCACCAATGGGTACATCAAATGAAGACACCTGTTTCCGTCATTTCTTTACTGGTTCAAGAAGGGAAAAGGACATTTTCGAATGAGTCGATGAAGGATTATCTTAAAGAGATTGAAGAAGAAAATGATCGTTTTCGTAGAGGGCTGGAAATTATCTTGCATGGAGCAAGGCTGCAGCGTTTTTCAGAGGATGTAAAATCGGAGCGGGTTGACTTGATTAATCTAGTCAAGCAAGTGATTAACGAGGAAAAGAAACAGTTCATCAAACGGTTCATTTATCCTAGACTTGACACGGAGCATGAGAATTTATATGTGCATTCGGATCGTAAGTGGCTTCACTTTGCCATTAGTCAGGTGGTCTTTAATGCACTGAAGTATTCAAGGCAGGGAGAGCATGACAGCATAACATTCAACATTGTTGAAAAAAAGTCAGAGGTTTTACTTAGGATAACGGATCAGGGCATTGGAATTGTCCCACATGATGTAAAACGAGTGTTTGATCCATTTTTTACAGGAGAGAACGGGCGGGCCCAACAAGAGTCAACTGGAATGGGACTATATCTAGTGAAGGAAATCGTTAACAGACTTGGGCATGGGATTACCATACAATCGACTGTATCCGAAGGGACTACAGTGGAGTTTCTCTTTAATACAAATACCTTATATGAAAGGTGA